From the Cryptomeria japonica chromosome 2, Sugi_1.0, whole genome shotgun sequence genome, one window contains:
- the LOC131048670 gene encoding uncharacterized protein LOC131048670, translating into MEWKKGYLDLILVPLALMCGLVYHFLLWYRVKNHPLQTTIGVNSIGRRIWMQSMIKNNERNNIIAVQTLRNSIMGSTLMATTCILLCSGLAAMISSTYSVKKPLNDKTYGAHGELMVSLKYVTILVVFIFSFFCHSLSIRFLNQVTYLVNTIQWQSPVVTADYVSELFERGFIFNNIGNRLFYLGFPLLLWTFGPILVFVSSVAILPVLYHLDYIFVSKVTTKDVGDQPENHEHLNIL; encoded by the exons ATGGAATGGAAGAAAGGCTACCTGGACCTTATATTGGTGCCCTTAGCCCTTATGTGTGGTTTGGTGTACCACTTTTTGCTCTGGTACAGAGTTAAAAACCATCCTCTTCAGACTACCATTGGAGTTAATTCCATTGGGAGAAGGATATGGATGCAAAGCATGATCAAG AACAATGAAAGGAACAATATCATCGCAGTTCAAACCCTACGAAACAGCATAATGGGATCCACCTTGATGGCAACAACATGCATTCTTTTGTGTTCAGGTTTGGCAGCCATGATCAGCAGCACATACAGTGTGAAGAAGCCTCTCAATGACAAAACCTACGGTGCTCATGGGGAACTGATGGTGTCCCTCAAATATGTCACCATTTTGGTTGTttttatcttctccttcttctgtcATTCTCTCTCCATACGTTTCCTGAACCAGGTCACTTACTTGGTCAACACCATACAATGGCAGTCGCCTGTAGTAACTGCTGATTACGTGTCTGAACTGTTTGAGAGAGGGTTCATTTTCAACAACATTGGGAATAGGCTATTCTACTTGGGGTTTCCATTGCTTCTTTGGACTTTTGGACCTATCCTTGTTTTCGTGTCTTCGGTGGCAATATTGCCTGTTCTGTATCATCTGGATTATATCTTTGTTTCCAAGGTTACCACCAAAGATGTGGGTGACCAACCAGAAAATCATGAACATTTGAACATATTATGA